The Petroclostridium xylanilyticum genome has a segment encoding these proteins:
- the nadB gene encoding L-aspartate oxidase: MRRFAFYGKIEALEKVYCDVVIIGSGIAGLYTAFNIDGKLSCTVLSKGKIDGCSSYLAQGGIAAVVQDDDKFELHYNDTLYAGAGICNAEAVKVLVSEGPQDIQRLISAGVHFDADDSGRLHATREGGHTKNRILHCGGDSTGREVEKTLFSLVATKSNVTLKENTFLVDIVTHEGKAAGVVVYDEGYKLYISPNVVICSGGIGQVYKYTTNPAGATGDGIAAAIRAGARVENMEFVQFHPTALFHQGTGERYFLISEAVRGEGGILRNQRGERFMPARHPMGDLAPRDIVAREIFREIRKSSIPYVYLDITSKSQQYLSQRFPTIYKECERRGIDMAKQFIPVCPVQHYFMGGIRTDLNGMSSIPGLYACGEAACTGVHGANRLASNSLLECLVFGRRCAEHINGTQRDMPDYPVNFEEKYEYKEINVSDIKEKIKDTMNEKGGIIRNKKELETGLEVIDEILLQLQNIYLPTQEHIEIFNMAIVAQHILAAALKRKECIGAHYRDDVINHEEVKIC; this comes from the coding sequence CGGCTGCAGTTCGTATCTTGCACAGGGGGGGATTGCGGCAGTGGTGCAGGATGATGATAAGTTTGAACTTCATTATAATGATACGTTATATGCCGGTGCAGGAATATGTAACGCAGAAGCTGTAAAAGTACTTGTAAGTGAAGGACCGCAGGATATTCAGAGGCTGATATCTGCCGGGGTTCATTTTGATGCTGATGATAGCGGCCGTTTGCACGCAACAAGGGAAGGCGGACATACAAAAAACAGAATTCTCCACTGCGGAGGAGATTCTACAGGCCGGGAAGTTGAAAAAACACTTTTTTCTCTTGTTGCAACCAAATCAAATGTAACTTTGAAAGAGAATACTTTTTTAGTTGATATTGTTACCCATGAAGGAAAGGCTGCCGGGGTAGTAGTATATGATGAGGGTTATAAATTATATATATCACCCAATGTAGTGATATGCTCGGGTGGGATCGGGCAGGTTTATAAATATACCACCAACCCTGCAGGGGCAACAGGGGATGGAATCGCAGCGGCAATAAGAGCCGGAGCCCGGGTTGAAAATATGGAGTTTGTGCAGTTCCATCCTACCGCTTTATTTCATCAGGGTACAGGTGAGAGATATTTTCTTATTTCCGAAGCGGTTAGAGGGGAAGGGGGAATATTACGGAACCAGAGGGGCGAGCGCTTTATGCCTGCGCGGCATCCTATGGGAGACCTGGCGCCAAGGGACATTGTAGCCAGGGAAATATTCAGGGAAATCAGAAAAAGTAGTATTCCCTATGTTTATTTAGATATCACTTCCAAGTCCCAGCAGTATCTTTCACAGCGTTTTCCAACCATATACAAGGAATGCGAAAGACGGGGGATAGATATGGCCAAGCAGTTTATCCCGGTGTGTCCGGTACAGCACTATTTTATGGGAGGGATCAGGACAGATTTAAATGGAATGAGTAGTATCCCAGGATTATATGCATGCGGGGAAGCTGCATGCACAGGAGTACATGGGGCAAACCGCTTGGCAAGCAACTCATTGCTCGAATGTTTAGTTTTTGGGAGAAGATGTGCAGAGCATATCAACGGTACCCAGCGGGATATGCCGGACTATCCGGTAAACTTTGAAGAAAAGTATGAATATAAAGAAATAAATGTTTCTGACATAAAAGAAAAGATAAAAGATACCATGAATGAAAAGGGAGGTATTATCAGAAATAAAAAAGAGCTTGAGACAGGATTGGAAGTAATAGATGAAATATTACTGCAGCTTCAAAATATATATTTACCTACACAAGAGCACATAGAAATATTTAATATGGCTATAGTAGCACAACATATACTGGCTGCGGCATTGAAGAGAAAAGAATGTATAGGAGCTCATTATAGAGATGATGTTATAAATCATGAGGAGGTTAAAATATGTTAA